In the genome of Cryptomeria japonica chromosome 8, Sugi_1.0, whole genome shotgun sequence, one region contains:
- the LOC131040892 gene encoding probable inorganic phosphate transporter 1-8: protein MAKQQLEVLTALDVAKTQWYHFTAIVIAGMGFFTDAYDLFCITTVTKLLGRIYWADISKPNVPGILPYAVSSAVQGVALCGTLAGQLFFGWMGDKLGRKKVYGITLLLMILCSIASGFSFSSSREGVMGTLCFFRFWLGFGIGGDYPLSATIMSEYANKKTRGAFLAAVFAMQGFGILTGGVVSLIVSTAFGKYEKDSQNLIPVHQADYVWRIILMLGAVPAALTFYWRLKMPETARYTALVAKNVKQAAADMSKVLKVDIEENQTKMQSKEPEFGLFSAQFLRRHGLHLLGTASTWFLLDVAFYSQNLFQKDMFSAVHWIPKPAGMHAIQEVYEISKAQALIAIVSIIPGYWFTVALIDRIGRFAIQLMGFFFMSLFMFVLGVKYEYWKMHKIGFVVLYALTFFFANFGPNSTTFIVPAEIFPARLRSTCHGISAAWGKAGAIVGAFGVGHMTRHQKHVSEALLLLAISNALGFVFTFLVPETSGRSLEEMSGETDGVEENDEDPKIPPTLIV from the coding sequence ATGGCGAAGCAGCAGCTTGAAGTGTTGACGGCTCTGGACGTGGCAAAAACACAATGGTACCATTTCACGGCCATTGTAATTGCCGGAATGGGCTTTTTCACTGATGCCTATGACCTCTTCTGCATTACCACAGTAACAAAACTCCTGGGACGAATTTATTGGGCAGACATCTCGAAACCCAACGTGCCTGGCATTTTACCCTACGCAGTGTCATCTGCAGTTCAGGGCGTGGCCTTATGCGGAACCTTAGCTGGGCAACTCTTCTTTGGCTGGATGGGCGACAAATTGGGGCGAAAGAAAGTATACGGCATAACGCTTTTGCTCATGATATTGTGCTCCATTGCATCAGGATTTTCCTTCAGCAGCTCCAGGGAAGGTGTGATGGGCACGCTATGTTTCTTCAGATTCTGGCTGGGCTTTGGCATAGGCGGAGATTATCCATTGTCCGCCACCATCATGTCTGAGTACGCCAACAAGAAGACCAGAGGAGCCTTCCTCGCAGCCGTGTTCGCCATGCAGGGCTTCGGCATCCTCACGGGTGGTGTAGTATCCCTCATCGTTTCTACTGCATTTGGAAAGTATGAGAAGGACAGCCAAAACCTGATACCAGTCCATCAAGCAGACTATGTATGGAGAATTATCCTGATGCTTGGTGCTGTTCCGGCGGCGCTCACGTTTTATTGGCGGCTGAAGATGCCGGAAACCGCTCGTTACACGGCCCTGGTTGCCAAGAACGTAAAGCAAGCGGCCGCCGACATGTCGAAAGTTCTGAAGGTGGACATCGAAGAAAACCAGACTAAAATGCAGTCGAAAGAACCAGAATTCGGATTGTTTTCTGCCCAGTTCTTGAGACGCCACGGTCTGCACCTTCTGGGCACCGCGTCTACCTGGTTCCTCCTTGACGTTGCCTTCTATAGCCAAAACCTGTTTCAAAAGGATATGTTCTCGGCCGTCCACTGGATCCCTAAACCCGCCGGAATGCATGCCATACAAGAAGTATACGAGATCTCAAAGGCGCAGGCACTAATTGCCATTGTATCCATAATCCCGGGGTACTGGTTCACGGTAGCCCTGATCGATCGTATTGGCCGCTTTGCCATTCAACTCATGGGCTTCTTCTTCATGTCGCTCTTCATGTTCGTGCTGGGTGTCAAGTACGAGTATTGGAAAATGCACAAAATTGGCTTCGTTGTTTTGTATGCGCTCACCTTTTTCTTCGCTAACTTCGGGCCCAACAGCACCACATTCATTGTCCCGGCCGAGATTTTCCCGGCCAGACTTCGTTCGACCTGCCACGGCATATCCGCTGCGTGGGGTAAGGCAGGAGCCATTGTTGGTGCTTTTGGGGTCGGTCATATGacaagacatcaaaagcatgtttCTGAGGCTCTGTTATTGCTCGCTATTTCTAATGCTCTGGGTTTTGTGTTCACGTTTCTCGTGCCTGAAACAAGTGGCAGATCCCTGGAAGAAATGTCTGGAGAAACTGATGGAGTAGAAGAGAATGACGAGGACCCTAAAATTCCACCCACCCTCATTGTGTAA